Below is a window of Nicotiana tabacum cultivar K326 chromosome 19, ASM71507v2, whole genome shotgun sequence DNA.
ATTAGTAAATAGTAATCCCTTTTATACTCtctctgttttaatttatgtgaacgtattttctttttggtccgttccaaaaagaatgacccatttctaaatttggtaataacttttgcttaaacttacaattctacccttaatgagaagcttttataaccatacaaatactttggatccctttttgacttgtttaggactacaaattataaaagtttttattttttttatattctatgcccagtcaaacaggttcgtAGGAACAGAGGGAGTAATTCTTAAAGGTGATTATCTCTCTTAGTAGTCTCTTTATTATCTCGAAAATTGTACAGTAAGAGATACTACTGGCTATGAAATCACACTAGTAACGAGGGGGTGGTGATGTGGTCCGAGAACAGACCTCCTCTTTTCTTATCTTCTATCGTAAATCACTTTAAATATTATTGACTTGAATGTTAAATTATTGTAATATGACATAATTTGCCTtgaaatattcaataataaaaaaTTACTTCATGAGTTCGAACTTTGGTAATTATTTATGTGGTCGTTTCCTACTAGCTTCTTGCCACACAAGGACAAAAAGTTAGTTAATGATGAAATTTAAAGTAACTCACTTAAAAATATTTCATGTGTAATATGTATAATCCACAAGTTATTTCTATTGCTTAATAATGGGTTTAACGAACCGTCATTTATTCATACAATATATATTAATTACAATGGTAGTGCCTTATATATCAACGTAAATATATAATCACCTTAAGAATTATAACTGAAAATAGAATATTGAGAGATAAGAATAGAActgaaaatagaatactgaaaatGGAATGGTGAAGTAGTATATATGAAAACATGCCtcctctcttcttatcttctCGTCGTAATGACTTGAGTGCTAAACCATTAAACCTAACGTAATTTGTCTTGAAatagtcaatattaaaaaaattacttCGTGACTTCCGAACTTTGATAACTAATTATTTGGTGGTACTTAATAGCTTCCGCCCATACAAAGAGAAAAAAGTTACTGtacttaataaaattttaaataaatcgcTGAAATATATTCCGCGTGTAATATGTATAACCATCACTTACTATTATTATCAATGCAATTAATGAACCATCACATATTTCGGACAACAATGTTAATTGCATTGAGAATCTCTAATAAATCAACCTAATCAAGTTTAATTAGGTAAAAACAAATTAGTACATACTTAATGGAGTAATAAAAATCTcgattttgacattttttgccAGGGTGCTAGGTGGCCCCACCTACCCACGGACTTCCCACCCCAAATCTCCATCGTAAAAGCCTCCATAGACGCcttctaaataaataaataccaaACGAAAACCTCTCCTCCAAACCccaaaatctctctctctctctctctctaacgcCTTGTTTGTTTGTGCTAATTTTCATCTCCTTCTAGAAAACCCCGAAAATCTTCAACCGAAATATAGGCCGACACGTACTGAGAGCTATACGATTATTGTTAGCACTCATTTAGACTATTCAAACAGCCTAGAATTTCAACTGGCCCAAAGAATTTAGAATCTTTAATTTCACCTGATTGATCCTTTTGGGTTAAATTTTCATACTGCCTGTTTCAATATGCCGCCGGCAGCCGGCGTTGTTGCGAATTCCGATCGAGTTCACTTTATGCCTACAGCTGGTGGTGCTCCAGTGGTCCAACCACCTCCCATGATGTCTGAGACATTTGCTAAGGATGCCATTTTAGCGTGGTTCAGGGGCGAGTTTGCCGCTGCGAATGCGATTATTGATGCGCTCTGTAACCATATTACTCAGCTGGAAGGCGGCCGATCGGAATACGAATCTGTTTTCGCCGCCATACATCGCCGGAGACTGAATTGGATTCCAATTCTTCAGATGCAGAAGTATTATTCCATTGCTGATGTCACGCTTGAGCTCAAAAAAGTCGCCGCTAGAAAGGTGACGGACGTGGAACAGAGTGatgtaaaagaagaagaaaaggagagtGAAGTGAAAGAATTGCTTAATGAAAAGGCTAAATGTCATGACGAAGAGTCGTTTGAGAACTCCGAAAATGGAGGCGGTGAGGTGGTAGATGAAGATTCAATCAGAGAGGATTCAAATGGATCGCCGGAAAGTGAGATCACGGATACaggtaagtattttttttaatgaaaagaTTTACTAttatattatttgttttaaatattttggtcatTTAATTCAGGTGCATAAAATAATTGGAAGGTGTTTCAATAATCGGAATTAAAATATAGAGAATATTCCTTCATTTCCAAATCTTGTACTATGTCATTTTTGCTCTGTTTTCTAAATATCTCTTAGAATTTAGAATTGAGCGGCGGTCCGGAATTCTGTGACTCTGTTTATCTCCTTGAAAGAGACTTGTGTGTGCTTTCAAGAGTTTTAATGCTTAATTATCTAGAAATTCATCTTAAGTCCAAAAAAGAATGCTATTACTATTATTGGGAAAGTCAAAGTTTCATTATGGCTTTTTCAGAACGTGTTTTAAAAGTTTGTTATTAGAAAAGattttgattttgttgtatcttttatGTTGTTTCTAAAAAGGTAAactttatttcaaaaaaattaagaaatctGACTTCAAACAGAAAATTATTAAATGTGTTGATCCTTTCACTTTCAATCTGACTATTGTTTTTGGGATGAATGATCTCAATCTAACTCTAGAATTTGAAAtgatgaaatttctctttttttttatttggttaaaTTTACAAAAAACGCTCATTTCTTTATTCTCATTACTCGAACTCGAAACtcttaattagaactaaaagaATATTACCTATCCCGCCACGTTCCTTAGTGACAAGAAAATTTCTCtatatttctctttttgtttccaTAAAAGGTTGAAAAAttctttgaattttattttttcgaaaaaaaagaTCCAATTGAACACCAAAGAGGGAATATTCTTTCTATCCCCCGAGCACTCAAtggaagaagaaaaatcaaagtCAAGCAGTAGGAAATCTAATCCTTGCTCCCGCGTTCAGTCCTTTTCAGCTTGTGGAAAAATTGAAACGTGACATGGGAGAAATTtcagttttcaattttttttttacttttttcgggaTCGGTTTTTGTCAATGAATTTCAAATTTCACGTGAAGTTGAATTTTagaatattttggaaattttctaacTCCAAAAACCtgctttcaaaaaaaaatcactcaaaaaaattcaaaaactgtttcatatttatttatgtccgacacaactctaattttcagatactatttttacttgaattttactttattttaaaacttttttctgatattttacaattcttatgtccaaacgcccactaaaatTTTCCTCACACTATTCGATCCAAAATCACATTGTTTTGGTGTATTGAATTCAAAGTGAAAGTTCTCATCCTTCTCGACTTACTTTACTGTGAAAAAGAAGACAGTTTTGTTAAAGTAAAACTGGCAAAATCACCCGAAATCTCCAGATTTTCAGCTTTACAATGCCAATTCCAATCGCTCTCGAATTGGAAATGAAAATGATTAGTTAAATGCTGTTGACTTCCCAAGGTTTTGATGGGAAAAAggtttgaaagaagaaaaagCTTGTTGTAATGTTAGGTGTTGGGTGCAGCAGAATCAGAATTCAGAACCACAGTGAGTTGCGGTGTATGAAACACGCTTATGCTAGTTACTAGTTAGTTGGATGCCTCGATGTGGGTATCATTGGctcatttaattctttttttgCTTTATTTAGTAGGTGGTCTCAAACGTATGATGTTTTGACCAACGTCATGGCTCTGTCTCGTTGGCTTCATCTTAGCTAAGGTTTGGCTAGTTTTAGGTgtagttattaaaaaaattaatttgactAGACACTAAATTTAAGAAGTAAGAGAATCATATTTTTAGAAATAAAAttgaatataattaaattatttctatATATGAAAACtttcttaaaataaaaattaatgtaATAATAATACACATTCATACTAGATAATTTAAAACACAATTAATTTAATATAGTATAAAATGAAATGGCGAGTACTGATGTAAATCGTTAAGACTATGGCGAGTTCACCCCGTTGTCCTGGGTGGCTGGTTCACTTTTTGTGTGATCCAATAATTTTGGGGCATTGGGCCAAGCGGACTTGTAATAGTAATTCCGTATTCATTTGGTAGCTTTTATAGTGTGGGCCCACCCATCgctatttctctttcctcccCATATGTTAGTGCAGGCTGCTTTCCTTTTTTGTCGCAATGCTTTGGTGGAATGTTTATTTTTTGGACTTAAATTATACACATTCTAAGTATTACTACTATATAAGAATTTTTTACTGGTAATATGCTTGTTATGCTTACCTATGATAGCTTTTAAATTACTTAATAGCATAATACATTTTTAGTGTAtagatatttaaaaatatttcatttaAACTATTATCCCAATTatataaagaatatttttttttatcctcCCCTTTGATCCCTTGTTGAAGTTACTGCTCCTTTTGATGACTCGAACCCACAACCCTAGGGTTGTAGTTGGAGGGTGCTGACCCGAACAACACTTTTTTGTCTTGTAAAGAATATTTATACTAGCAATGTAGTTTAACCAATTTCAGGTTATCCATCTAGTCTCTATAAAAAAAATTAGCTGTAATCACTTTTAAAAACTTTACCCTATTTTTGGGGGGCTTATCAATGGTGGTTATGTGAAGAATAATGGAATTGGACTCCATAAGTACCACTCGTTTGGTATCATTATGTGGGGACTAGTTCATTTTGCCCCATTCTTTTACAATGACTTCTCTTCAGAATGTTATGGTGTCATTTCCATCAACTATAATGTGGTCAACTAGAAACATTCTGTGCCATTGTCCTTTTTTTTCCTGTTTGGCAAGGGCCGTACTTTTGTCTGTTAGCTAAATTAGCCAGAAACTAACACTTAACACCACTGTGAATATTGTGTCTGCAAAACAACTGTTGTTGTCTCATAACCAAAGTAACATGGTCATGTCAATGGTATAACATTACGGGGGTTTTAACatcaaattatattaatttattaagGTTAAATGATTTAATGGGGTAAAAATATGCAATAATTAACCTATTTAGTGAAAATTTTCGAGAGTATGCACATACTTAAATgctttctttcattttataggaTCCCAAGAAGTACAGGATTCTGTGGAACTTTGCTCAAACCATGAAAATTGTGAGACAAGGCATGACCAGATCAAGATGACTAAGGGGTTTGTATCAAAGGAACCAGTCAAAGGACATATGGTAAGTCCTCCATTTCCTAGATATTTTACATCCAAAGCTTTCACATATTAAACCTATTGTTGATCCACATTTCCATATATTGCGATTTCAGGTGAATGTTGTAAGAGGTCTGAAGTTATTCGAAGACATATTTACTCCGAATGAACTCTCTAAGTTAGATGACCTTGTGAATGAACTTCGAGTTGCTGGTCAAAATGGTGAACTCTCAGGTGGATCCTGTGATTCGTGACGCTTTTATAGttattgttgtttcctttttGGGGCGAAGTTATGAGATAGTAAAGGACACCTTCTGTAGGTTGGCTGGAGCAGGTTTGGCGATTCGTTTTTCTTTTTGACTAATTGCAGCTGTCTTAAATTACTATAATAGGCCTTTCTTAAAAAAGGTTTAACTAATATACACTAACATTACACTGTCTTGCCTAAAAGATAACTACATCTAATTGTCCATAATAAGTGGAGTTTGTGACTTTTTTATAATCCTGGCAAGTTTTGCGACGCCTGCAATGTCATTAATCTGATTTACAAGTACTTCATCAATGTGTGATCTTGGATATTTCCTGATTTATGTGTGATCGTGTTTCAGGTGAAACTTTTATTTTGTACAACCAGCAGGTGAAGGGCAGCAAAAGAGAGCTGATTCAACTCGGTGCACCAATTTTTGGGCATGTAAAAGAGGATACCACATATCAAAAGAGTAAGAAAAGCTGTGTCTTAAAACCTATCTATCTGTTGTTactatattgttgttgtatacgATTTGACCCCAATTCTCAACTTTAATGTTCAAGTCTAATTTCTACTATATTTGTCATAATTTGGAAATATCAACTTTCAGGTAACAATGAGCCCATTCCAGCTCTTCTGGAAGGTGTCATAGACCACCTGATTCAGTGGCATCTAATATCAGAGAGTAGAAGACCTAACAGCTGCATTATCAACTTCTTTGATGAGGTATATGATCTTATTTTAGATTGCCTGCTGTATTTTCAGCAATATAAAAACGAAGCCTAAATGCTTTTGTGCTGCTTATTTAGGGGGAGTATTCGCAGCCTTTCCTGAAACCACCTCACTTGGAACAGCCAGTCTCCACCCTTCTCCTGGCTGAATCAATGATGGCATTTGGGCGAAGTCTTGTGAGCGATAGTGAAGGGAACTACAAAGGATCGCTCATGCTTTCTCTTAAAGAGGGGTATGTACTTCATTTATTTGAGGGTTTTTACTCAGATGAAGTTTGATTTGCCCATCTTTAAGCTTTTGCATGTTGCTTGAGGAAAATGCTGATAGGGATTCCAATCTGTTAACGAGCTTCTTTTGATAGGAACTTGCACttgtttttccccctttttttcccCCAAAATGACTATTCTTACTTATGGTTGGTTTTCTcccatttgttcaacattttggCAGGTCTCTTTTGGTCATGAGGGGGAATAGTGCTGATATGGCCAGGCATGCCATGTGCTCATCTCCTAACAAAAGAGTTACAATTACATTCTTTAAAGTCAGAACAGAGATTGGAAACAATTTTCCAGAAGTTGCTCCTCTGACTAGAGCCATGACCTTATGGCAACCTGGTGTTCCAACACAATATGCAACTGCAAATGGAGTTCACAATGGTTATGAGCCAATGGATGTGATCCCCAAATGGGGTGTCCTTCGAGCTCCGATGGTTATGCTAGCACCAGTGGCGCGTCCACTAGTTATGAGCCCCCGAAAGGCTCCTCGTGGTGGTACTGGTGTATTTTTGCCATGGAATGGTGGATCCAGAAAACCTGCAAAGCATCTTCCGCCGCGTGCTCAAAGAGGACGGTTCCTTGCACTGCCTACCCCTAGTGACTCACCTAAATCAGAGACCacttcagaaccaagtttggatcTTGATGGGAAATCACCATAGATTCTCCAGTTTGAAGTCTTTAAACACCCTTTGTAGCTGAAGGGGCTTTCTCCTACTGTGTACAATGAGTGAGAATGAATTTGCTTTCTTTTTTCTTATGGTTTTCACAaggattttccttcttttttaagGTAGACATTAGGCGTTGGCTGCTATACCTGTCCACCTATGCCAGCCATGGTAGGCTTTAGAGATAACTACTAGCTTAGGTAAATGGAGTGTGTATTAGCCAAGCAACAGGCTGAATTTTGTATTTAAGGTTTTGTTTTCAACATCCATCTCTCTAAGATCAGTAGGGGATCATTTTAGGTAAATTACACATAGTTTTTGTGCTTCCTGAACTGGAATTCATCTTCATTGACTGGTTCATCCTTAACATGCTAACATGCTCAGAACTCCTCAATAAAGGGGGTTTTCAGCAAATGCCAGAGGAAATTTGGTTTTAGACTTCATCTCAAGTCCAGTAGACATTACTTTGCGACTGGAAGTGGAGCTAACCAACATACAGTGAGATCAAAATATGATAGTCGATTATTATTACTTTCCTATAGCTAAAAGT
It encodes the following:
- the LOC107762843 gene encoding RNA demethylase ALKBH10B: MPPAAGVVANSDRVHFMPTAGGAPVVQPPPMMSETFAKDAILAWFRGEFAAANAIIDALCNHITQLEGGRSEYESVFAAIHRRRLNWIPILQMQKYYSIADVTLELKKVAARKVTDVEQSDVKEEEKESEVKELLNEKAKCHDEESFENSENGGGEVVDEDSIREDSNGSPESEITDTGSQEVQDSVELCSNHENCETRHDQIKMTKGFVSKEPVKGHMVNVVRGLKLFEDIFTPNELSKLDDLVNELRVAGQNGELSGETFILYNQQVKGSKRELIQLGAPIFGHVKEDTTYQKSNNEPIPALLEGVIDHLIQWHLISESRRPNSCIINFFDEGEYSQPFLKPPHLEQPVSTLLLAESMMAFGRSLVSDSEGNYKGSLMLSLKEGSLLVMRGNSADMARHAMCSSPNKRVTITFFKVRTEIGNNFPEVAPLTRAMTLWQPGVPTQYATANGVHNGYEPMDVIPKWGVLRAPMVMLAPVARPLVMSPRKAPRGGTGVFLPWNGGSRKPAKHLPPRAQRGRFLALPTPSDSPKSETTSEPSLDLDGKSP